In one Nicotiana tomentosiformis chromosome 6, ASM39032v3, whole genome shotgun sequence genomic region, the following are encoded:
- the LOC104096734 gene encoding glycine-rich cell wall structural protein 1.0-like: protein MAKLKVVNIVFFLLLCIGICSAARTLLTYDHVGVGGEVGAYGAGHGIGGGAGGGVAGGGYAGGGGGGSGGGGGYGAAGDHGYASGGGSGGGAGGGSGYAAGGEHGAGYAGGGGGGSGAGGGYAGGGHDAGHASGGGEGGGSGYGAGGAPGGGYGAGGGGGSGGGGAAAGGAHDGGYAEGAGGGSGGGYGAGGASGGGYGGGGGHGGGGGGAYAGGAGGAAAGGYGSGGGAGGGAGGAHGGAYGGGGGGSGAGGGGAYAGGGEHAGGYGGGAGGGEGGGHGGGYAP, encoded by the coding sequence ATGGCGAAGCTTAAAGTTGTTAacattgttttctttcttttattgtgTATAGGAATATGTTCAGCTGCTAGAACACTCCTCACTTATGATCATGTAGGTGTTGGGGGTGAGGTAGGCGCTTATGGTGCAGGCCATGGCATTGGTGGTGGCGCTGGTGGTGGTGTTGCTGGTGGAGGCTATGCAGGTGGCGGTGGAGGAGGTTCCGGTGGAGGTGGTGGATATGGAGCTGCAGGTGACCATGGTTATGCCAGCGGAGGTGGCAGTGGAGGCGGAGCCGGTGGTGGTTCTGGCTATGCAGCTGGAGGAGAGCATGGTGCTGGATATGCTGGAGGAGGTGGTGGTGGAAGCGGGGCAGGAGGTGGCTATGCTGGTGGAGGACACGATGCTGGACATGCAAGTGGTGGTGGTGAAGGTGGTGGTAGCGGATATGGTGCTGGAGGAGCACCGGGTGGTGGTTATGGTGCTGGAGGTGGTGGAGGCAGTGGTGGCGGCGGAGCAGCTGCAGGTGGAGCACATGATGGTGGATATGCTGAAGGCGCAGGAGGAGGTAGTGGTGGCGGCTATGGTGCTGGTGGGGCATCAGGCGGTGGATATGGTGGTGGAGGTGGGCATGGAGGTGGCGGCGGTGGTGCTTATGCTGGAGGAGCAGGGGGAGCAGCAGCTGGTGGATACGGTAGtggaggaggagccggtggtggTGCAGGAGGAGCACATGGCGGAGCATATGGAGGCGGTGGTGGCGGTAGTGGTGCCGGTGGAGGTGGAGCTTACGCTGGAGGAGGTGAGCATGCTGGTGGATATGGAGGAGGTGCTGGAGGTGGTGAAGGTGGTGGACACGGTGGTGGCTACGCCCCTTGA